The Corticium candelabrum chromosome 17, ooCorCand1.1, whole genome shotgun sequence genome has a segment encoding these proteins:
- the LOC134192781 gene encoding protein canopy 4-like isoform X1, whose product MCTRSANNYNINLINYFCILVQQFEMQYAPCVQYIDPGCYLRALHSLFPYIWVWYPTGSYMPRMFCLALTMRQLFRTFVCLLFFHVVFSSPKIPTQCEVCRLFSIELLKELDRTGGSSAMLETGHRLDPRGNYQASGKIPYRKSELRLLEALEQVCAGMYAYDLQDDDKSAFRYHRKRNLGALAELMSQLSSTTNKLGISNNMETLIDPRGDLKVLKTKCSGLIEDYEDDITEWYMSHQDKTDLTDYLCAQRVAKKDHECLTQRLIDTFDKTDDKEIDDDDDDDDEEEIDADTEDEGQETSDATDASNEGNTDEDSNETTDKHTEL is encoded by the exons ATGTGTACGAGGAGCGCTAATAATTataacattaatttaattaattatttctgtATATTAGTTCAACAATTTGAGATGCAGTATGCGCCATGCGTACAATACATAGATCCCGGATGTTACCTCAGAGCCCTACACTCCTTGTTCCCGTATATATGGGTGTGGTATCCAACCGGAAGTTATATGCCACGTATGTTTTGTTTGGCTTTAACAATGAGACAGCTTTTCAGGACGTTCGTCTGTCTGCTCTTCTTCCACGTCGTCTTTTCATCTCCTAAAATACCAACACAATGCGAAG TTTGCAGGTTGTTTAGCATAGAGCTGCTGAAAGAGCTCGATAGAACTGGAGGTTCATCTGCAATGTTAGAGACAGGACACAGACTGGATCCGAGAGGCAACTATCAAGCATCCGGAAAGATACCATACCGGAAGTC TGAGTTGCGATTGCTTGAAGCTTTAGAGCAAGTTTGTGCAGGAATGTATGCCTATGACTTGCAGGACGACGATAAGTCAGCGTTCAGATATCACAGAAAAAGAA ATTTGGGTGCTCTTGCCGAGCTGATGTCACAGCTGTCTAGTACAACAAACAAGCTCGGAATTTCTAACAACATGGAGACTCTCATCGATCCAAGAGGCGACTTAAAAGTGCTGAAAACGAAG TGTAGTGGCTTGATTGAGGACTATGAAGATGACATCACAGAGTGGTACATGAGCCATCAAGACAAGACTGATCTTACTGATTATTTGTGTGCTCAAAGAGTCGCCAAGAAGGACCACGAGTGTCTAACTCAACGACTGATTGATACGTTTGATAAGACAGATGACAAGGaaattgatgatgatgatgatgacgacgacgaagAGGAGATTGATGCAGACACAGAGGATGAGGGTCAAGAGACTTCCGATGCAACTGACGCATCCAACGAAGGAAATACCGACGAGGATTCAAACgaaactacagacaaacacacagagttATGA
- the LOC134192781 gene encoding protein canopy homolog 3-like isoform X2, whose amino-acid sequence MLETGHRLDPRGNYQASGKIPYRKSELRLLEALEQVCAGMYAYDLQDDDKSAFRYHRKRNLGALAELMSQLSSTTNKLGISNNMETLIDPRGDLKVLKTKCSGLIEDYEDDITEWYMSHQDKTDLTDYLCAQRVAKKDHECLTQRLIDTFDKTDDKEIDDDDDDDDEEEIDADTEDEGQETSDATDASNEGNTDEDSNETTDKHTEL is encoded by the exons ATGTTAGAGACAGGACACAGACTGGATCCGAGAGGCAACTATCAAGCATCCGGAAAGATACCATACCGGAAGTC TGAGTTGCGATTGCTTGAAGCTTTAGAGCAAGTTTGTGCAGGAATGTATGCCTATGACTTGCAGGACGACGATAAGTCAGCGTTCAGATATCACAGAAAAAGAA ATTTGGGTGCTCTTGCCGAGCTGATGTCACAGCTGTCTAGTACAACAAACAAGCTCGGAATTTCTAACAACATGGAGACTCTCATCGATCCAAGAGGCGACTTAAAAGTGCTGAAAACGAAG TGTAGTGGCTTGATTGAGGACTATGAAGATGACATCACAGAGTGGTACATGAGCCATCAAGACAAGACTGATCTTACTGATTATTTGTGTGCTCAAAGAGTCGCCAAGAAGGACCACGAGTGTCTAACTCAACGACTGATTGATACGTTTGATAAGACAGATGACAAGGaaattgatgatgatgatgatgacgacgacgaagAGGAGATTGATGCAGACACAGAGGATGAGGGTCAAGAGACTTCCGATGCAACTGACGCATCCAACGAAGGAAATACCGACGAGGATTCAAACgaaactacagacaaacacacagagttATGA
- the LOC134192781 gene encoding protein canopy homolog 3-like isoform X3 yields MYAYDLQDDDKSAFRYHRKRNLGALAELMSQLSSTTNKLGISNNMETLIDPRGDLKVLKTKCSGLIEDYEDDITEWYMSHQDKTDLTDYLCAQRVAKKDHECLTQRLIDTFDKTDDKEIDDDDDDDDEEEIDADTEDEGQETSDATDASNEGNTDEDSNETTDKHTEL; encoded by the exons ATGTATGCCTATGACTTGCAGGACGACGATAAGTCAGCGTTCAGATATCACAGAAAAAGAA ATTTGGGTGCTCTTGCCGAGCTGATGTCACAGCTGTCTAGTACAACAAACAAGCTCGGAATTTCTAACAACATGGAGACTCTCATCGATCCAAGAGGCGACTTAAAAGTGCTGAAAACGAAG TGTAGTGGCTTGATTGAGGACTATGAAGATGACATCACAGAGTGGTACATGAGCCATCAAGACAAGACTGATCTTACTGATTATTTGTGTGCTCAAAGAGTCGCCAAGAAGGACCACGAGTGTCTAACTCAACGACTGATTGATACGTTTGATAAGACAGATGACAAGGaaattgatgatgatgatgatgacgacgacgaagAGGAGATTGATGCAGACACAGAGGATGAGGGTCAAGAGACTTCCGATGCAACTGACGCATCCAACGAAGGAAATACCGACGAGGATTCAAACgaaactacagacaaacacacagagttATGA